Part of the Anopheles gambiae chromosome 3, idAnoGambNW_F1_1, whole genome shotgun sequence genome is shown below.
ATTTCTTGCTCTTTGTCCTTTGGCTTTCCCTTAAACCGTGTTCAGCAGGAAATAAGCTAAACTACCCTTTCTCCGATTGATTAGGAGAAAAGGgtacaaaatttgtttttcacttcTTAGTGTCCACATTTGATACAAAGCTTcttggtgtgtttgtatggATGTACCGACCGATAGGTCCACGAACGATGAATGAACCGCGCGAGCCCCGTTTTAGGTGTAAGTTAGGGAAACTGTATTCGTGCGGGACAAATTTACTTAATTCTTAACCAACTGTCCATATCTTTCTCACATTCGCGGTCGCACCCGGCTAATCGGAACAAATCTTAAGATGTAGCGTTTACGATCGGCGCAACGAGGTGcgctttcattatttttttatttaccacACTAAGATTTATACCAAAACGGAATGGAATTCTTGTCAATgagatggcaaaaacaaaaaaaaaacggggagcCATAACTTTCTACTGTTTGTCGTTTACTTTAGTCAGCTGCGTGTGATAGCGAGATATACAGTGTGTCACTCTTTTTGCCCTACCGTTCGTTCTACATAACTGGTAACGTAAATTGGAGTTTTCTTACCTAACACGTACACGTATAAATAATTCGGATTTTGCATGTGTGTCGACGGGATCGTACGGGGTGTAGGAATGGGTGGGTAGCGTCCAGTTGGCGCAACACCTTCCCATCGAGGACCTACATGTGTGTGCAATTTTCAGCAGCTACTCTGCGATCGATCCTGTGCGGTTCGTGTTATTGTGATGAAGGTGGCATATACGATGGAATTTACGAATTAAGATAGTAGATGTATAAAAGCTTAAATGCGTAACTATATGGTAAGAATGCCTGGCGGCAAATTCCTTGGCGCGGAGAGCAAGGGAAAAGGGGAATTCGATTATTTTATGAAccgaaaggaaagcaaaaaccaaaccgaaacgaaaaacaaagccaagaaaaaccatttttttatgattgaatgaaaatttcaTTGCATTCGGCATTGAGACAAAGTTCGGACGATCCAGATGAGTAATAAAAGTAAGCGTAAGAAAACTCGTAATTTAATCTTAAAGcaattgttattttaatttaatgcttAACTAGTCTTGAGAAATCCATGCCCCTCCTTACGTGGCATTTGTTCTTTCAAGTGATAAAGCCAATTGTATTTACGCAAACCGATAAAAGAGGGGAAAACGTTATACTATTTATTATATCATCCACTTACTTAATATATTTATCCATAAACTTTTTGTGAAAATCTGACCGGAGCGAGTCGTTGACGAATTGGTTTGCCTTCTTCTCCGGTTCGGAACGGGCGCAATTTTTAAACACCACATCGTCATCCCAGCGGCGCTTTACCTTCATCTCCGCCTTGGCAGTGGCCGAGTAGCTCAGCAGCGGATTTCCCGACAGTATGTTCTCCATTCGGATGCGCTCGTCCTCCTGCTGCTTGGTGCGTTCCTTTTTAGCCGTCTCGGCCGCCCGCTCCTGCTTGATCTTGTTCAGCTCCGCCAACAGGGCAGCCGTATCGTCCTCGTCCGAGTCCGTGTCCGAGTTCTCGCTGTCCACCGGATCGTCCGCGTCAAGGTTTTGTGGTGCCTCCAGTTTCTGTCGCTTGGTGCTTCCGCTGCCCGCACTGCCCGGACCCTGCTCCAGGGCACGGCGAGCCGTCGGGACGGCCGATCCCTTGCTTCCCTGCTTGCTGTCCCGCTCGCGCTTCTCCAGCTCCTCGCGGAAGTCACGGTTGCGGAGCTCTTCGCTGGTGCTCTGGCCCTGGTCACGGTACTTTAGCTTTGTGTGTCCTGGCAGATCGCGACTGCTGTACTGTTTGGAAAGGGCACTCAGATCCTTCTCGCCACGGCCGCTACCACCGCGGGCGGGATCGAACGTTGGACGTGCGGCGGTCGTCATGGTCGGTGGGTTGGTAAATTCTGTTTTACGACAAAAACTATTACTACGACGCTGGAATATCGATGCTTTTGTTCCGCGAGTGTAGGTGCGATTGTTTTGGTAGAATGGCAGCCCGAtggcgtttttgttgtttccccGTTTTCCGAAACGTCATTCGAACTGTCAAAATAGGGGTAGCAGTTTGACATTTGAATTGGGTGGGAAATGGCCGTTGGGATGTTTGTGTAAATTTTTCaaatcttttttgtgtgtttaggACACTGCATGTACGGTTTGATAGCTTAGTATTTACgaatttgtaataaaaaaaactaaaaagtgCTGAGCAATCGATGGTGGTATAGAGTGATAGGGAAAGTATTATAAACAATAtcattaaatgttttaatgtttggaATGAAATGTAAACTTTAGTAATGCTTCTATAATTCGTAACGGTCTTGTGATACAGTCATCAACGTGCACGACTTACCTATTTACCCGTCGTGATTTTAAACTCATATGGAATGTCCCCCTTAGCAACGACTGAATATCCGCTGTGTCGTTGACTTAATAAATCTCGAAAGCTTGTATAGGCGGGCAAGACCACGTAGGTTGTTTCgctaataagaaaaagaaaagtaaataatttacagaaataattgatttgattgttaCACGGCACATTCCAAAAGCACTAAATAGTCAAAGTTATTGAACTCAACATTTTGTGAAAGaaagatttgatttgattcaaAATAAGTGTAATCTAATAAATTGGAGGATCTAATAACAGTTTTCTCGCTCATATGCTCATATGCTCCGCTCATAAACTTTTATGAATCATCGATCACTTAGTTAAGGATATCTTATCTTTCATGACCCACATATATTGcggagatatatatatatatatatatatatatatatatatatatatatatatatatatatatatatatatatatatatatatatatatatatatatgtatatatatatatatatatatacaggcggtccccgagatacacggttaatggggaccgaaaacggccgcaaatatgtttaaattttattctggactctctctctctctctctctctctctctctctctctctccctctcttgttggcctgctcaagATAGAGCACGTCGCTGTGATATGACCTGGTCAACAATCATTCAGGATTTCTCGGTCCCTGGTTGCAGCTCCTCCATCCATGACCAGATCTCTGTCTCGCTTCT
Proteins encoded:
- the LOC1275321 gene encoding protein CWC15 homolog, which encodes MTTAARPTFDPARGGSGRGEKDLSALSKQYSSRDLPGHTKLKYRDQGQSTSEELRNRDFREELEKRERDSKQGSKGSAVPTARRALEQGPGSAGSGSTKRQKLEAPQNLDADDPVDSENSDTDSDEDDTAALLAELNKIKQERAAETAKKERTKQQEDERIRMENILSGNPLLSYSATAKAEMKVKRRWDDDVVFKNCARSEPEKKANQFVNDSLRSDFHKKFMDKYIK